In the genome of Dermatophagoides farinae isolate YC_2012a chromosome 4, ASM2471394v1, whole genome shotgun sequence, the window acaaaatgatccatacaataccattattattgattcgaataaacatcattttcaaagtGATTCTCGTCTTCCGGTCCAGCCatcacaattatcattaagattaccactaccaccaccaacaacaacagctatGTGGACAAATGTGATTGATGGACAGCAGcaccatcaacaaaatcCGTCCGGCAGTAATAACTATATTCATAGGAATGATCCTCGATTAACAACATcacaaataaatttcattgtcGAATCCCCACAACCACCACagcaccatcatcaatacacGGGACAACCAACAActacatcaacaacaacaacgacatcatcatatccagTGAATAACAATTAGtagtcaagaaaaaaaggtagAAGAGAAAATCGATATCGaatcaaacattatcatAAACCTAGAAAACGAAGATGACGACGATTAGCCCATccgacacatacacacacacacacacacacacacatcaaacgataatcaattttttttaaaattaaaaagaaCTCAATTTTCTTTGTCTTTCAAAAACAACCATCAACGACGTCAAACaccatataaaaaaaagtgaaagtgaaaatgaCCACCAATGACCAACCCACCCCCCTATTCATAGATTTAATCCATTAATCATACACCTGAATGCTGATGgatagttatttttttctgactgATTAagtgcaaaaaaattgaataaattgaagaATAGCACTAAATaagatgaacaaacaaaaggaaaaaacaataataacaaaaaaaaaaaaaaattcggttaATGGATGATGTTCATTTTCCTGTCGaaatgattaatgataatgatgatgtcataACTATTTTTTCTGCTGATTCACAATTCGTGTTGTGCAAACACGCATCAACTAATCATTTCCGATTTCCAAATGGaccaataatttcatttatctGCTGATTATATAAACTCCGGTGATGAActgttttccattcattcaattcattgaattctattcatatttgatacgacaattttgttgttatataaATGGTTTCTTGCTGATTGTAgtggataaaaattttattcatttttttctttaccaaATGAATCGTTTGGATCTGAAATTAAAtcttattgatcatcatcatcattatcatcagaatcgtgaccatcatcatcatcatggattgTTATCATCGAATTCAACAACACCAGTTGGTCTATTAATACGGTCATGTTCTGATCTTTTacaatcgattttgattaacagcaacaataatgatgaatcgaatgacgaagagaataaaatcaaaatggatcaatcatcatcggtgaTTGAACATACAAATagtatgaaatttttctgtaAATCAGTACCATCAttacaaacgaaaaaaacaaaaaataacataattacatttaaaaaacaacgttcattttcatcatcatcggtattattatcatcaccattatcaccatcattattgatgaacaatATCGAAACAGCCGTGAAAGATAATTGtcatataatgaataaaCGTTTTATACGAAGTTCCAGTTGTAATAATTGGCCAGCTAAATTATTACAACCGATgcatattaataataacaacaacaaaaaagttaAAACATTGCCAAATCGTTGTATGGCATTAGCATAtggtaataaaaaatatcgatcatcatcatcgattctaACCATAGTGATGTTAATCACTGTAATCGTATCGATTTGGTCATCGACAAATAAAACGAATATGTCTACTGTTTGTGCTGCTTCTGCTGGTATTGAAGTtggtaatggtaatgaaaatgaatcaccCGGTGGTGGTCATATCAATATTGTGGACGATGAAGAGAATCGTTCACTTCATGAATGGGATGATATATTTCATTCACGATCAGCTGATGATTGGAGACAATTATGGCATCGTGAACGTCATCGCCGTTGTCGACATGATCTTCTTGCCCATATGGAATTGGTTTGTCAAAAAGATATCTATAAATTGAATCGTcgacgaaaaaaacgaacaaatgtcaatgatgatttttatcaacatggtatttatattattagaaattcatttatgagaatcaaattatatcttaatttttttttgttattaaataaatatatagaaacaaatggaaaattgaGTTTAGGAAATTtggacaacaataacaatagtGATGGAAAATCGAAGAATCGATATCTAACATTCATAGAAGCGAATACATTTGCCCAAAAACAGCTCAAACGTTTTCTAcgtaaaaatcatcattatgataattatcaatcagATATGGATGTGATCCATCAACCTTATATtcaaatggccaaaaaattattcgatgatgataatcctTCATcagataatcaaaataatagtaataataatcatgatcatattaACAATGATTACGATAATGTGGGCGGAAGTGGTTTGATGGCTGTACGTCGACGACAACGTGGTAAACGTGGAATTTCCGATGAATGTTGTCATGGAACGGATGGTTGTTCATGGGAAGAATATGCTGAATATTGTCCCGCAAATGTACGATTACGATCATGATCaaactaaagaaaaaaaaaacaaacgaaagaaagaaaaacaatttgttaGTGGggaaaacgaaaacatcaTCACTTTGTCTATTCAATTTAATGCACACAtccggtcatcatcatcacatttattGCACCACAATAAAAGTCActtgtttcaaataaatgaatgaattgccCTCATTTCACCTAATCTAAAATAACTGAatgcatcatcaacaaactgAGAGGTGCACCTGTTTCAATACGTTCTCATATACGTAATCAAATATCCGGGCTACCCgtacacacagacacagacaaACACCATTtaccatcttttttttggggggggATTACAAtgttattaatattaatagacagtgataatataatataatatttaACCTTTTTGAAATATATTTTAAGAATTACATAAATATATCCACTTTGAATGTCATCAAActatcaaaataaaattatatttgatgaataaataaaataagaatATATTCGACATATTTTTATGGTATAAATAAGCTCTTCGGGTATGTAGCAATGAGGATCGACCC includes:
- the Ilp7 gene encoding insulin-like peptide 7, with product MNRLDLKLNLIDHHHHYHQNRDHHHHHGLLSSNSTTPVGLLIRSCSDLLQSILINSNNNDESNDEENKIKMDQSSSVIEHTNSMKFFCKSVPSLQTKKTKNNIITFKKQRSFSSSSVLLSSPLSPSLLMNNIETAVKDNCHIMNKRFIRSSSCNNWPAKLLQPMHINNNNNKKVKTLPNRCMALAYGNKKYRSSSSILTIVMLITVIVSIWSSTNKTNMSTVCAASAGIEVGNGNENESPGGGHINIVDDEENRSLHEWDDIFHSRSADDWRQLWHRERHRRCRHDLLAHMELVCQKDIYKLNRRRKKRTNVNDDFYQHETNGKLSLGNLDNNNNSDGKSKNRYLTFIEANTFAQKQLKRFLRKNHHYDNYQSDMDVIHQPYIQMAKKLFDDDNPSSDNQNNSNNNHDHINNDYDNVGGSGLMAVRRRQRGKRGISDECCHGTDGCSWEEYAEYCPANVRLRS